In Liquorilactobacillus nagelii DSM 13675, the following proteins share a genomic window:
- a CDS encoding site-specific integrase yields the protein MNAKDSHNFLSTDELKKFVTYVRDSSSVNYPGKIEFFKAVFFITLAYTGMRKGELLALTWEDVDLENKMIDINKTIVTNENGKMALQPPKWDSYRKISINQLIFEMLTKLKTNNNSKLVFPNQKDNYFNLSKPNNWLNSIIDMGSSDYAAAFKLTHDPKYQSFIPQITPHGFRHTHATWLFEKNPGILPKTVQKRLGHKNIGVTLNIYTHVSSNQNELLSDTLNQI from the coding sequence ATGAATGCTAAAGATTCTCATAACTTTTTGTCGACTGATGAACTAAAAAAGTTTGTTACGTATGTCAGGGATAGTTCTAGTGTTAATTATCCAGGTAAAATCGAATTCTTTAAAGCCGTATTTTTTATAACCTTAGCTTATACGGGAATGCGTAAAGGCGAATTACTAGCTTTAACCTGGGAAGATGTTGATTTAGAAAACAAAATGATTGATATTAATAAAACCATCGTCACAAATGAAAACGGGAAGATGGCGCTCCAACCACCTAAATGGGATTCATATCGTAAAATATCGATTAACCAATTAATTTTTGAAATGCTAACTAAATTAAAAACCAACAACAATTCTAAGCTAGTATTCCCAAATCAAAAAGATAACTACTTCAATTTGAGTAAACCAAATAACTGGCTGAATTCAATTATTGATATGGGCTCATCAGATTATGCAGCAGCTTTTAAATTAACACATGATCCAAAATATCAATCATTTATACCTCAAATAACCCCACATGGATTTAGGCATACTCACGCAACATGGTTATTTGAAAAGAACCCAGGCATCTTACCTAAAACTGTTCAAAAACGTCTGGGTCATAAAAATATCGGTGTTACATTAAACATTTATACTCACGTTTCATCTAATCAAAATGAATTGCTGTCAGATACGCTAAATCAAATATAG
- a CDS encoding LysM peptidoglycan-binding domain-containing protein, with translation MKKLLTGVGAAAAALFLCAQLASADTLPVYDMSEWQGQKTEQQFKNVKSEVSGLIIRQQYGSNYIDKYASYNTSMADKVGVPYGQYAYARFVSADDARQEAKDFYNRSDKDAKFYVLDFEENTVKYGTTQAAVQAWLDEMKSLTDKHIVFYSYRSLANQYVGQTLINKFDGYWLAAYQGAWPNPRNYDMWQNKDNQSSVAFATSLDSSLVDTNRKSVSWWFGSEAKTQNKKLNNDSRKQGFNVGQNVVLKQSATKWYQPRVNIASYAKGQTYTIKDTQDLVLSKSNQAVLLYKGSTPMGWALAQDVQLTSSNVSSQHSRTYTVRSGDSWWEIAKKYGMSMYTLASLNGKSINNTIYPGQVLKISESEATSSKVYYTVKKGDTVSGIASQYGVSVSQIKSLTELKNVNLIYVGQSLRVK, from the coding sequence ATGAAGAAACTTTTAACTGGGGTAGGAGCGGCGGCAGCTGCTCTTTTTTTATGCGCACAATTAGCTTCAGCAGATACGTTGCCAGTCTATGATATGTCAGAGTGGCAAGGTCAGAAAACTGAACAACAATTTAAAAATGTCAAATCGGAAGTTTCTGGATTGATTATCCGTCAACAGTACGGTTCAAACTACATTGACAAGTACGCTTCATATAATACAAGTATGGCTGACAAGGTCGGTGTTCCTTATGGCCAATATGCTTATGCTCGTTTTGTTTCAGCCGACGATGCTCGTCAGGAAGCTAAGGACTTTTACAATCGGTCTGATAAGGATGCAAAGTTTTATGTATTAGACTTTGAAGAAAATACTGTTAAATATGGTACTACTCAAGCGGCAGTGCAAGCTTGGTTAGATGAGATGAAGTCATTGACTGATAAACACATCGTTTTCTATTCATATCGAAGTTTAGCTAACCAATACGTTGGTCAAACACTGATTAATAAATTTGACGGCTACTGGTTAGCAGCTTACCAGGGTGCTTGGCCAAACCCACGAAATTATGATATGTGGCAAAATAAAGATAATCAATCTTCGGTAGCGTTCGCGACCTCACTAGATAGTTCGTTAGTTGATACTAATCGGAAGTCTGTTAGCTGGTGGTTTGGGTCTGAAGCTAAAACGCAAAATAAGAAACTCAATAACGACAGTCGCAAGCAAGGTTTTAATGTTGGCCAGAATGTCGTTTTAAAACAATCGGCAACAAAGTGGTATCAACCTAGAGTAAATATTGCCAGTTACGCAAAGGGTCAGACTTATACGATTAAAGACACGCAAGATTTAGTTTTGAGTAAGTCTAACCAAGCGGTTTTGCTTTATAAAGGAAGTACACCAATGGGTTGGGCATTAGCACAAGACGTACAGCTGACCAGTTCGAATGTATCTAGCCAGCATAGTAGAACATACACTGTTCGTTCTGGTGATTCCTGGTGGGAGATTGCTAAAAAGTACGGTATGTCAATGTATACTTTGGCTAGCTTAAATGGCAAGTCAATTAATAATACGATTTATCCCGGTCAAGTTCTGAAAATTAGCGAGTCTGAAGCAACAAGTTCAAAAGTTTATTATACAGTTAAAAAAGGTGATACTGTTTCAGGTATTGCTAGCCAGTACGGTGTTTCAGTTAGCCAGATTAAGAGTTTGACTGAGCTAAAGAATGTCAATTTGATTTATGTTGGACAGTCATTAAGGGTTAAATAG